The DNA sequence CCGCGCTTGGGCCGATCCGAAGCGAGACTCGCCGACAGCCCTAGGCCGACGACCGGAAAATCGTCGGCGCCGCGCAAACGCCGCGCACGCTCGAAGCAACGCATCGCCATTGCGCGGGCCGTTGACGAAGAGCAGGCTTGCTCCGGAGTCGAGCCGAGGAACTCGACGAGCGCCGGCAGCGCATACGGCACGAGCGCTTCCAGCACGGTTTGCGATGCGCCGGGCACGGTCAACAGCTCGCTGATCAAGCGGCTCCCTCCCCCGGTGGCGGCGGCCACGAGGCGCACGGGGCTCTCGTGAATGCGGCGAACCAGCGCGACGTTGGAAGGATCCGAAGCCATGCGTCGATTATAAAGGAGCGATCGCGAGATCGTTAGACGTCGGAGACAGGTCGGCGGAATGCGACGATAGCAGAAGTATATTCCGCACTTCGCCGCATATTTTGCGGGAGACCGGATAACAGCCCTTTTTCGTGCGGGCGAGGCTTCGTTATAACTCCAAGCCCAAGGTGCGCCATAAAGCACGCGTTCGTTTTCATTTCCCGAGGTCGTTCTTTCGCTATGCTTCGAATTCACAATCCGCGCCTGCTCGACTATCTGCGTCATCGTTATCAGCCGGAAGACTTACGGCGCTTGATCGCGTTTCTGCGCGGCGAGAAGACGTTCCACTTCCCGGCCCTTTCGACCGGTCTTTACCCTGCGGCCCATCTGGCCGAAGGAGACTCGTCGGGCTACGCGAGCGTGTGGGTGCGCGACAACGTGCATGTGGCGCACGCGCATCTCATCGACGGGCAGCATGAGATCGCGCGGAAGATCGTCGTCGGGTTGGTTTCGTTTTTCGGCACGCAGCGCAAGCGGATCGCCGACGTATTGGCCGGCGTTGCCGATCCGAGCGATCCGATGCTACGTCCGCATATTCGCTTCGACGGTAAGTTGCTCGCCGAGATCGATCAGAAATGGGCCCACGCTCAGAACGACGCGCTCGGCTATTTCCTCTGGATCGCGACCCGTCTCATCGAGGAAGGGCTCCTGACGGTCGACGCCGCGACGGCGCAAGCGCTGGCGGGCACGGCGTTGTTCTTAGAGAAGATCGAATTCTGGCGCGACGAAGATAGCGGGCATTGGGAAGAATCTCGCAAGCAAAGTTCTTCGAGCATCGGCACGGCGCTGGCCGGATTGCAGGGCTTGCTGTCGCTCGTGGAGCGGCCGGATTGGAGCCCGATGTTGAAGTTCGGCGAGGAAGTCTTGACCCGCACGCGGCTGGAGAAGCTGGTGGCGAAGGGGCGCGAGGCGCTGACGATCCATCTGCCGCACGAGTGCGCCGATGCCGATACGGCGAAACGACGCGAGGCGGACGGCGCGCTGTTGTTCTTGGTTTATCCGCTGGAAATCGTCGACGAGAAGGCGTCGCTCGCGATCATCGAATCGGTCGTGCGCGAGCTGCAAGGAGACATCGGTATTCGTCGCTACAAGGGAGATTCCTATTGGTGCGCCGATTATAAAACGAAGCTGTCGTCGGATATGTGGACCGCCGACTTCAGCGACGACATGAGCGGCCGCGATGCGATGCTGCGCGCGGGGGAAGAAGCGCAGTGGTGCATCTTCGACCCGATTCTCTCGGCCGCTTACGGTCGTCGGTTCCAAGCGACGAAAGACCACAAAATGCTCGCGCTGCAGACGGAGTATCTCAATCGCTCGCTCGGCCATCTCACGGCCGACGACTCCCGGTTCGGCGGCATGCGCTGCCCGGAGTCGTATTACTTGGAGAACGGCCGTTACGTGCCGGTCGACCAAACGCCGCTCCTCTGGACGCAAGGGAATCTCCTGACGGCGCTCCGGATGATGGAGCGGAGCCTGGAACTCCAATCCGTCGGAAACGCCGGAAACTAGAAGGCGAGCGGCCGGTGTGAATCGGCCGTTGGAAGCTGGTTCGAGCCCGATCTAGCGGCGAAGTTTCGCGGCGGGTTCAACGGGGACATGACTGTCCCCGCTCGCCTCGGACTTGCGGCAAGTCACTGATCTCTACGTCCGACGCGAGCTAATCGCGACCTACACTTGCGCAGCCGGAACTGCGCGCTCCGGCCTGGCAAACGTGGCGGAGTAGGAAGATGTCGGGCTCGTTAAAATCCGGATCATCGACAAAATCGATTCGTGCCGATTCGCTGGCCGAGGGGGTGTTGATCCTGCTCGCGCTCACGATCGTGCAGCGGTTGGTCGGCTTTGCGCGCGGCATTCTTTTCTGCCGCTCGCTCGATGTCGATCAACTCGGCGAATGGGATCTCGCCTTCAGCTTCCTCATGCTCGCGGCTCCGTTGGCCGTGTTCGGGTTGCCGGGAAGTTTCGGACGTTACGTCGAAGCGTATCGGGCCTCGGGACAGTTGCGAACGTTTCTCCGTCGCACGACCTTGTGCAGCTTCGTGCCCGCGCTCGTGTTTTGCCTCGCGGCGGCAGGGGGTCGTACGTTCATCGCGGAGCTGATCTTCGGCGATGCAGCCGACGCTCCGCTGGTGCTGGCGATGTCCGGAACGCTCGCGACGCTGATCGTCTTCAATTTCATTACCTGCTTCTTCACGGCACTGCGGGCCAGTCGGATCGTCTCGTATCTGCAATTCTCGAACACGATTCTCTTCGCGGCCGTAAGCTTGGTGCTGATGACCGCTTGGCGCTCGGAAGCGATCGCTGCGGTGATCGGCTTCGGTGTGGCGTGCGCGGTATCGTCGCTGGTTTCGATCGTGTGGATGGTGCGGCTGTGGCGCGAGTTGCCGTTGGCCGAGACCTTGCTTCCGCACCGGACGCTGTGGACTCGGCTGATGCCGTTTGCGTTTTGGGTCTGGATGACGAACTGGATCTCGAACTCGTCGGAACTCGCCGATCGCTACATGATCGTTCACTTCAGCGGGCTCGATTCGCACGCCGCGCTCGATCTCGTCGGCCAGTACCATAGTGCGCGGATCATTCCGGTGTTGTTTCTCGGACTCGCCGACTTGCTTTCGACCCTCATCACGCCGCACCTGATCCACGATTGGGAGGCGGGCCGGCGGGAGATCGTCGCCGGCCGGCTGCGTCTGATCCTCAAGTTGTTTACCGTGTCGTTTCTGTTACTCTCGATCGGGTTGGTCGTGATGTCGCCGCTGTTTTTCCAGACGGCGCTCGGCGACAAATTCGGCTTCGGCGAAGCCGTGTTTCCCTGGGCGCTGACCTGTGCGCTCTGGACCGGCCTCGCGATGATCAGCAACAATTGGCTCTGGTGTGCCGAGAAATCACGCTTGGCGTGCGTCGGGCTGACGCTCGGGCTGCTGACGAACGTCGGCCTGAATCTCGTTTTGCTGCCGCGCTACGGATTGGAAGGAGCAGTCATGGCTTCGGCGACGGCGAAGTTTGCCTCGCTCGCGACGCTCTGGCTCCTCTGTCGCGCATTGGGGATGAAGCTCGATCGCGGCATGGTCTTCGCCATCGCCCTGCCCGGCTTGCTCTTGCTCGGGCCTTGGCCGGCGTTGGGTGCCGTGGCGGTGCTCGCCTCGGGCCTGGTGCCGAAGCTCGGCTTGTTCAGCAGCGAAGAGAAGCGGCAACTCCTGGCCGGTGCCGCGAGCTTGGCCGTGCGGTTCAAGCTGCGCGCGCCGAAGGTCGCCGCCG is a window from the Planctomycetia bacterium genome containing:
- a CDS encoding oligosaccharide flippase family protein, with protein sequence MSGSLKSGSSTKSIRADSLAEGVLILLALTIVQRLVGFARGILFCRSLDVDQLGEWDLAFSFLMLAAPLAVFGLPGSFGRYVEAYRASGQLRTFLRRTTLCSFVPALVFCLAAAGGRTFIAELIFGDAADAPLVLAMSGTLATLIVFNFITCFFTALRASRIVSYLQFSNTILFAAVSLVLMTAWRSEAIAAVIGFGVACAVSSLVSIVWMVRLWRELPLAETLLPHRTLWTRLMPFAFWVWMTNWISNSSELADRYMIVHFSGLDSHAALDLVGQYHSARIIPVLFLGLADLLSTLITPHLIHDWEAGRREIVAGRLRLILKLFTVSFLLLSIGLVVMSPLFFQTALGDKFGFGEAVFPWALTCALWTGLAMISNNWLWCAEKSRLACVGLTLGLLTNVGLNLVLLPRYGLEGAVMASATAKFASLATLWLLCRALGMKLDRGMVFAIALPGLLLLGPWPALGAVAVLASGLVPKLGLFSSEEKRQLLAGAASLAVRFKLRAPKVAAGGTH
- a CDS encoding glycoside hydrolase family 15 protein, whose product is MLRIHNPRLLDYLRHRYQPEDLRRLIAFLRGEKTFHFPALSTGLYPAAHLAEGDSSGYASVWVRDNVHVAHAHLIDGQHEIARKIVVGLVSFFGTQRKRIADVLAGVADPSDPMLRPHIRFDGKLLAEIDQKWAHAQNDALGYFLWIATRLIEEGLLTVDAATAQALAGTALFLEKIEFWRDEDSGHWEESRKQSSSSIGTALAGLQGLLSLVERPDWSPMLKFGEEVLTRTRLEKLVAKGREALTIHLPHECADADTAKRREADGALLFLVYPLEIVDEKASLAIIESVVRELQGDIGIRRYKGDSYWCADYKTKLSSDMWTADFSDDMSGRDAMLRAGEEAQWCIFDPILSAAYGRRFQATKDHKMLALQTEYLNRSLGHLTADDSRFGGMRCPESYYLENGRYVPVDQTPLLWTQGNLLTALRMMERSLELQSVGNAGN